The Myxococcales bacterium genome has a window encoding:
- a CDS encoding tyrosine-type recombinase/integrase has product MEVRRLSFCQSRNRKGVRQLRLHDARHTFASLALASGKSVKWISNQLGHANPEVTLRIYAHQIPEEDNDLSFLDFGGTKRHPRGTNTSASTRQSKAIGASGRKGGRFMERETGFEPIGSTASAPSAWEGERGIVQVLDSANHFSIPCPVRQCHVVT; this is encoded by the coding sequence AGGTTCGCCGGCTTTCTTTTTGTCAGTCCCGAAATCGCAAAGGCGTTCGCCAACTTCGCCTCCACGACGCAAGACATACGTTTGCATCACTGGCTCTCGCGTCAGGGAAGAGCGTCAAATGGATCTCAAATCAACTGGGGCACGCGAATCCCGAAGTAACGCTTCGGATCTACGCACACCAGATTCCGGAAGAGGACAACGATCTTTCCTTCCTCGACTTTGGCGGCACCAAACGGCACCCCCGCGGCACCAACACTTCTGCGTCAACTCGACAGAGTAAAGCAATCGGTGCAAGTGGTCGGAAAGGCGGGAGATTCATGGAGCGCGAGACCGGGTTCGAACCCATCGGAAGCACTGCTTCCGCTCCCTCAGCTTGGGAAGGTGAACGGGGAATCGTGCAAGTACTTGATTCTGCAAATCACTTCTCAATTCCCTGTCCGGTCCGACAGTGCCATGTGGTGACATAG
- a CDS encoding PDZ domain-containing protein, with protein sequence MADRPKSNRLHQQMAQMVSLETGMEKLLEQLQDAVSEHRDVGVFVKDCLEVTRTQRKAIKSRLHEVADGLALPGIEFGANKAGVGLPLATAIQRICVALDCVIMGYSVLQLLALRHRDNYLAGDGNTADLAVEHYERYVGALHKIKAMLHDVVVWELDDEDVACQCTCPCCDLGVCLCAPSSRSDLNDAWANAAPDIDKAGVYVYSPRPGSAAIEAGLQRGDVIEAVDGEELKSLWTLHEVVEGHQTDKAMDFRVRRQSGEIEFVSIVRPQA encoded by the coding sequence ATGGCAGACAGGCCGAAATCAAACAGGCTGCATCAGCAGATGGCTCAAATGGTGTCGCTGGAGACCGGCATGGAAAAACTGCTGGAACAGCTGCAAGACGCGGTATCCGAACACCGTGACGTGGGTGTATTCGTCAAGGATTGCCTAGAGGTGACAAGAACCCAGCGCAAGGCAATTAAGTCGCGTCTACACGAAGTCGCTGACGGCTTGGCCTTACCCGGCATAGAGTTTGGCGCAAACAAGGCCGGCGTCGGACTTCCGCTTGCCACAGCAATCCAGCGAATTTGCGTCGCTCTTGATTGTGTCATCATGGGGTATTCGGTGTTGCAGCTGCTGGCACTCCGACACCGCGACAACTATCTCGCTGGTGACGGAAATACAGCCGATCTCGCAGTCGAGCACTATGAGCGATATGTCGGTGCCCTGCACAAGATCAAGGCAATGTTGCATGACGTCGTGGTGTGGGAGCTCGACGACGAGGACGTTGCTTGCCAGTGCACATGCCCGTGTTGTGACCTGGGCGTGTGTCTGTGCGCTCCGTCCAGTCGATCAGACCTGAATGATGCATGGGCAAATGCAGCACCCGACATCGATAAAGCAGGTGTTTATGTTTATTCGCCCAGGCCAGGCAGTGCAGCAATCGAGGCTGGCCTACAACGTGGAGACGTGATTGAGGCGGTGGACGGTGAGGAGCTAAAATCTCTTTGGACTCTGCATGAGGTCGTCGAAGGCCATCAAACAGATAAGGCGATGGATTTTCGTGTACGCCGTCAATCAGGAGAAATTGAATTTGTATCAATCGTGCGGCCACAGGCGTAG